The following are encoded together in the Microcaecilia unicolor chromosome 12, aMicUni1.1, whole genome shotgun sequence genome:
- the SNRPE gene encoding small nuclear ribonucleoprotein E, with protein sequence MAYRGQGGQKVQKVMVQPINLIFRYLQNRSRIQVWLYEQVNMRIEGCIIGFDEYMNLVLDDAEELHLKTRSRKQLGRIMLKGDNITLLQSVSN encoded by the exons ATGGCGTACCGGGGTCAGGGCGGGCAGAAGGTGCAGAAAGTGATGGTGCAGCCTATC AACCTCATCTTCAGATATCTGCAGAAC AGGTCCCGGATTCAGGTGTGGCTGTATGAGCAGGTGAACATGCGGATAGAAGGCTGCATTATT ggATTTGATGAGTATATGAATTTGGTGTTGGATGACGCAGAGGAACTTCACCTGAAAACCAGATCTCGGAAGCAGCTGG GCCGTATCATGTTGAAAGGAGATAACATCACCTTACTGCAGAGTGTTTCCAACTAG